In the genome of Hevea brasiliensis isolate MT/VB/25A 57/8 chromosome 14, ASM3005281v1, whole genome shotgun sequence, the window CATTAACAGATGCAAATCTTCTATTTCGGATAGAAGCTTCCAAATTCTCTCGAGCAAATAGCAATCGCCTGACGCCTTATCGAATTTCttgctttcaattctttcaattacgCGTCTAACAAGCTGTTTAGCTACTTGGATCCATGACTCCAGAATCTGGTTTGTGGTGTACAGCGTTTGGTTCTCGTGGTTCTCTATGTGATCGTACGGATTCTTCTTCAGACTGTGAACGTCGCTTGGCTTGCAAACGGCGTCGTAGTCGAGGTTAGGTTTGCCGGCGAGGTTCGGCTCTCCGATACCTAGAGTGTACGGACACCGCCTCATCTCGCATTCGATGGAATAGAAGATTTTCTGCGCCATGTCCTCAGATTTCTGCCACGTGGAGAGGAGAGGGAGGAGGCTGGCCTCGCTGGTCTTGTTGACCACAGTGGTTTCAGGTGACACCTTCCATACCTCAGTGCAGCTCCCATCCCGACCCAAAATGCCTTTAGATGAGCACATATCAACAACCGGCGCTTTGCCACGTGTGTCTCCATCTTCGTCGTCTTCACACAGAATAGCAATAAGCTCGATCTGCGCAGTAGCAAGCGACTCGATCCTCCGTTTCCATTCTCTACGGTTCGCGTACGGTCTCGGGTCCAATAAAACCGTAGAAATGAGCCGAAACGTGATCTCTATAGCCTGTAAAGCCGGTTTAAAAATGGACTCGTTTTTCCAATCGGGAAACTCCTTACAAGTCCACAATTTCCTCAACTCAGGTAACCGAAGGTAGTGCTCGTAAGCCGTACAAGAAGAGTCGGAAGCAGAAACCGGCGAGATATTGGTAACCCCACGAAACGGCGTCGTTGAAGGGATCATAACATTAAGCTTGTTAGAGAGTTTAGGGGACTTGTTTGGGAGATCAGAAGAGACCATCTTAGCTTTCCAATCTAGATCAAGCATGTTTGCATGAAACGGAAaccaaacaaaaaataaaaaaggataaaaaTGAACGTTTAGGATTTTGAAATttcgaaaattgtgtttgtgctgtCCACAGAGACAACGGAGAAAGGAAGAGGTAGAGGAGTTATATATAGGGAGAAGGAAAGGCGTGTGGAAGGATAAGAAGGAAGGTGCATGGACAAAAGGatgagagaattttgaaatttgaaagtcagtggaaaatagaaaattaattaacgCTTTGTTTGGTAATAAAAAAATTAGGGAGTGGGGGGGGAAGAGGTAAACTGTAGAAAATGGAAATATCGACAGAGAAGCTTATCTCTATCGGCTGGCAAGCGTCGTGGAAGGTGTCTTGGCGTTGGTATCGTAACATAGGTAACGGCCCACGTTGGAATCTTGTAAACGGTGGTGCAGGTGGAATTGTTCCAACTTGGACCTTggtcttttcttccttttttatGTACATTTGTCAATTAAGTCTGCTCAAGGACGCTGATTTATCTAATTCCAAGTCTTTCATTATGCTTCTACAGTTACTAGTGAACAGTGATTCTTGCGTGAAAGCAAATCTAGTTTGGATTTGGAAGGCTGTCGAGTTACCTTTAAAAGaataacaaaaataataaaaaaaaaaattattccatagcAAATTGGTGCTGCTAATTACTTTTGAAGGCTGTACCATCTCCATAAATGattccaaagaaaaaaaaaaaagagttattaATTTAAGCCCTTGTGTGGATAAAATGTGGTTgtagaaataaataacatgattAAATGATGATATATTTGAAATTTATTATCTCTTATCTACCATGTTGATTTCTCATTCTCATTTCCATTTGATGCAGCACTGAAGTTGAATCTTAAATTTTCTCACCCAGCTGTCATAAATGGAGCAGAGTAGCAGTCACTCGTAGCTTCTGGAAAATTACAG includes:
- the LOC110653818 gene encoding nematode resistance protein-like HSPRO2, with the protein product MLDLDWKAKMVSSDLPNKSPKLSNKLNVMIPSTTPFRGVTNISPVSASDSSCTAYEHYLRLPELRKLWTCKEFPDWKNESIFKPALQAIEITFRLISTVLLDPRPYANRREWKRRIESLATAQIELIAILCEDDEDGDTRGKAPVVDMCSSKGILGRDGSCTEVWKVSPETTVVNKTSEASLLPLLSTWQKSEDMAQKIFYSIECEMRRCPYTLGIGEPNLAGKPNLDYDAVCKPSDVHSLKKNPYDHIENHENQTLYTTNQILESWIQVAKQLVRRVIERIESKKFDKASGDCYLLERIWKLLSEIEDLHLLMDPDDFLKLKNQLLMRSLDESEAFCFRSRALVEITKSCKELKHKVPEILGVEVDPKGGPRIQEAAMRLYKEKRDFEKISLLQGLQATEAALKRFFYGYKQLLAVVMGSLEAKGNRVLVSPDTCDSLTQLFLEPTYFPSLDAAKTFLGEFWSHEHSALEKRNRRKYSKK